From the genome of Streptomyces sp. V1I1, one region includes:
- a CDS encoding YihY/virulence factor BrkB family protein: MQAANETPERPSGRLHRARVLYRNVSKRKMAWLLLKDTVNSCIEYRILGLAAEAAFFTLLSLPPLMLGMIGLLGYIDNWTNTTTVASIEENILGAVGTVLSDRGVNEIAKPLLEDVTHGGRPDIISIGFAIALWSGSRAVNVFIDTITVMYGLDGQRGIVATRLLAFLLYIVALLIGAVVLPLAVVGPDRVVEFIPWGTEVVSVLYWPVVSLLSIAFLTTLYHVSVPVRSPWIEDVPGALVALGMGVFGSFLLRIYLTSTVEGPTIYGSLAAPIAVLLWIGLTAFAVLVGAAVNAAIDRVWPSVATAAARAANERVRAAHAAEVLARAKAHHVFAEEDDDEDEDDADNGDMPSEFPERWSRFLPPDDVKSRLHSTREHREKEHRDNGRDKESKE; encoded by the coding sequence GTGCAGGCAGCAAATGAAACACCCGAGCGGCCATCGGGCCGACTCCACCGGGCCCGAGTCCTCTATCGCAACGTCTCCAAGCGGAAGATGGCATGGCTGCTGCTGAAAGACACGGTCAATTCGTGCATCGAGTACCGCATCCTGGGCCTCGCCGCCGAGGCGGCGTTCTTCACGCTGCTGTCCCTGCCGCCGCTGATGCTCGGCATGATCGGTCTCCTCGGCTATATCGACAACTGGACCAACACCACCACCGTCGCCTCGATCGAGGAGAACATCCTGGGCGCGGTCGGCACGGTGCTGTCCGACCGGGGTGTCAACGAGATCGCCAAGCCCCTGCTGGAGGACGTCACCCACGGCGGCCGTCCCGACATCATCTCGATCGGCTTCGCGATCGCCCTCTGGTCGGGATCGCGGGCGGTGAACGTCTTCATCGACACCATCACCGTGATGTACGGCCTCGACGGCCAGCGCGGCATCGTCGCCACCCGGCTGCTCGCCTTCCTGCTCTACATCGTGGCCCTGCTGATCGGCGCGGTGGTGCTGCCGCTGGCGGTCGTCGGCCCGGACCGGGTGGTGGAGTTCATCCCGTGGGGCACGGAAGTCGTCAGCGTCCTGTACTGGCCGGTGGTCAGCCTGCTCTCGATCGCGTTCCTGACCACGCTCTACCACGTGTCCGTCCCCGTCCGGTCCCCGTGGATCGAGGACGTCCCCGGAGCGCTGGTGGCGCTCGGAATGGGAGTGTTCGGCAGCTTCCTGCTCCGCATCTACCTCACCAGCACGGTCGAGGGCCCCACGATCTACGGCTCGCTCGCCGCCCCGATCGCCGTCCTGCTGTGGATCGGCCTCACAGCCTTCGCGGTCCTGGTGGGGGCGGCGGTCAATGCCGCGATCGACCGTGTCTGGCCGTCGGTGGCCACGGCCGCGGCCCGTGCGGCCAACGAACGCGTCCGCGCTGCCCACGCGGCGGAGGTCCTGGCCCGGGCGAAGGCGCATCACGTCTTCGCGGAAGAGGACGACGACGAGGACGAGGACGACGCGGACAACGGGGACATGCCCTCGGAGTTCCCGGAGCGGTGGTCGCGGTTCCTGCCGCCGGACGATGTGAAGTCCCGGCTGCACTCGACCCGGGAGCACCGTGAGAAGGAGCACCGCGACAACGGCCGTGACAAGGAGTCCAAGGAGTAG
- a CDS encoding sensor histidine kinase KdpD, with translation MRDMLLIALFAFLGAAAVGLLGALTLRLLRHRSVAVSLTVVAAVAVTAMLAGTLAVAQAMFLSAHDLTVVTTVVAMAAVVSLATALLLGRWVVARSRELTLAARSFGDGGSFAAPDGASTAELAALSRELAATSDRLAASRERERALETSRRELVAWISHDLRTPLAGLRAMSEALEDGVVQDPERYFRQIRTEVDRLNSMVGDLFELSRIHAGTLALTPTPMSVYDLVGEALAGADPLAREYGVRLVGDRVEPFPVEVDGKEMTRVLANLLVNAIRRTPADGTVAVAAERREEWVVLSVTDGCGGIPEEDLPRVFDTGWRGTQARTPPAGAGLGLAIVRGIVEAHAGHADVRNVTGGCRFEVSLPAAAAQGR, from the coding sequence GTGCGGGACATGCTCCTCATCGCGCTCTTCGCCTTCCTCGGGGCCGCGGCCGTCGGCCTCCTCGGCGCGCTGACCCTGCGTCTGCTGCGCCACCGGTCCGTCGCCGTCTCCCTCACCGTCGTCGCCGCCGTCGCGGTCACCGCCATGCTCGCCGGTACGCTCGCGGTCGCCCAGGCCATGTTCCTGTCCGCGCACGACCTCACCGTCGTCACCACGGTCGTCGCGATGGCGGCGGTCGTCTCGCTCGCCACCGCGCTGCTGCTCGGCCGCTGGGTCGTCGCCCGCAGCCGTGAACTCACCCTGGCAGCACGCTCGTTCGGCGACGGCGGCTCCTTCGCCGCCCCCGACGGGGCGTCCACCGCCGAACTGGCCGCACTCAGCCGCGAACTCGCCGCCACCAGCGACCGGCTCGCCGCCTCCCGCGAGCGCGAACGCGCCCTGGAGACCTCCCGCCGCGAGCTCGTCGCCTGGATCTCGCACGATCTGCGCACTCCACTGGCCGGGCTGCGCGCGATGTCCGAGGCCCTGGAGGACGGCGTCGTCCAGGATCCAGAGCGCTACTTCCGCCAGATCCGCACCGAGGTCGACCGCCTCAACTCCATGGTCGGCGACCTCTTCGAGCTCTCCCGCATCCACGCGGGCACGCTGGCCCTCACACCCACCCCGATGTCGGTGTACGACCTGGTCGGCGAGGCGCTCGCCGGGGCGGACCCGCTCGCCCGCGAGTACGGCGTACGCCTCGTCGGGGACCGTGTCGAGCCGTTCCCGGTCGAGGTGGACGGCAAGGAGATGACCCGCGTCCTGGCGAACCTCCTGGTCAACGCGATTCGCCGGACCCCGGCCGACGGCACGGTCGCCGTCGCCGCCGAGCGCCGCGAGGAGTGGGTGGTGCTGTCCGTCACCGACGGCTGCGGCGGCATCCCGGAGGAGGACCTGCCCCGCGTCTTCGACACGGGCTGGCGCGGCACGCAGGCCCGTACGCCCCCGGCCGGCGCGGGTCTCGGCCTCGCCATCGTCCGCGGCATCGTCGAGGCGCACGCGGGCCACGCCGACGTACGCAATGTGACGGGCGGCTGCCGCTTCGAGGTGTCGCTGCCCGCGGCTGCGGCCCAAGGCCGTTGA
- a CDS encoding CbtB-domain containing protein, whose product MAQSVAPATAAPAITPISLTAIAPWALFFGVLMLVLLYFVGAEQGATSLISGENVHEWVHDGRHLLGFPCH is encoded by the coding sequence ATGGCACAGTCTGTTGCGCCCGCCACCGCCGCACCGGCCATCACCCCCATCTCGCTCACGGCCATCGCCCCCTGGGCGCTCTTCTTCGGCGTTCTGATGCTGGTTCTGCTCTACTTCGTCGGCGCGGAGCAGGGCGCCACCTCGCTCATCTCCGGCGAGAACGTCCACGAGTGGGTCCACGACGGACGCCATCTGCTCGGATTCCCCTGCCACTAG
- a CDS encoding CbtA family protein, which translates to MNSISVRGLLGRGMLAGLVAGVFALVVAYLLGESPVDAAIAFEESHSHEHGGGEELVSRAMQSTGGLATGVLVFAVAIGGIAALAFAVALGRIGRFGPRATALLVALGALLSVYVVPFLKYPPNPPAVGDPDTIGQRTTLYFLMILLSVLLSVAAVILGKRLAPRLGNWNATVAAAAAFVVAVGLAFAFLPSFNEVPKGFPATVVWEFRLATLAIQVTVWTVFGLVFGHLAERLLTPEAAAQEGKVASRATAAAN; encoded by the coding sequence ATGAACTCCATATCTGTCAGAGGCCTGCTCGGCCGCGGCATGCTCGCGGGCCTGGTCGCCGGCGTCTTCGCTCTCGTCGTCGCGTATCTGCTCGGTGAGTCCCCTGTGGACGCCGCCATCGCGTTCGAGGAGAGCCACAGCCATGAGCACGGCGGCGGCGAGGAACTCGTCAGCCGCGCCATGCAGTCCACGGGCGGTCTCGCCACGGGCGTACTGGTCTTCGCCGTCGCGATCGGCGGCATCGCCGCCCTCGCGTTCGCTGTCGCGCTGGGCCGCATCGGCCGGTTCGGACCGCGCGCCACAGCCTTGCTGGTCGCTCTCGGCGCGCTGCTGAGCGTGTACGTCGTGCCGTTCCTCAAGTACCCGCCGAACCCACCGGCCGTCGGTGACCCCGACACGATCGGCCAACGAACAACGCTGTACTTCCTGATGATCCTGCTCAGCGTCCTGCTCTCGGTCGCCGCGGTGATCCTCGGCAAGCGTCTGGCTCCCCGTCTTGGCAACTGGAACGCGACCGTCGCCGCCGCGGCCGCGTTCGTCGTCGCCGTCGGTCTCGCCTTCGCCTTCCTGCCCTCGTTCAACGAGGTGCCGAAGGGCTTCCCGGCAACCGTGGTCTGGGAGTTCCGGCTGGCCACGCTCGCCATCCAGGTCACGGTCTGGACCGTCTTCGGACTGGTCTTCGGTCACCTCGCCGAACGGCTCCTCACCCCGGAGGCTGCCGCGCAGGAGGGGAAGGTCGCATCGCGGGCGACAGCCGCCGCGAACTGA
- a CDS encoding ABC transporter substrate-binding protein, protein MARKKDWEFLDDRGRLAAAATTPSRPVAYIQAGATLFDHGIRPVGIFGSNHDGDTADPAKAGPLPVGDIAYLGSGSRVDADAVLRADPDLVVAVAYGTDQVYGLDPDTAKYIEERVPVVVFDVGQGRSLGDVRDRFTALARSLGADADSSGAVELARAEGRLRTLAARAAGLRVLALSPATRDSVHLARPRAWADLRALADCGIGLVEPECGPGASWSTVDWTAAVSLRPDIVLSDVRANALPVDRLSAIEAWRPVAGRARLVPWNPEIPCSHLAHARFFDAVADAVEASAG, encoded by the coding sequence ATGGCGCGTAAGAAGGACTGGGAATTCCTGGACGACCGCGGCCGCCTGGCGGCAGCGGCAACCACACCGTCGAGGCCGGTCGCCTACATCCAGGCCGGGGCGACACTCTTCGACCACGGCATTCGCCCGGTGGGCATCTTCGGTTCCAACCACGACGGCGACACCGCAGACCCGGCCAAGGCCGGCCCCCTGCCCGTAGGGGACATCGCCTATCTCGGGTCGGGATCACGCGTGGACGCGGACGCGGTCCTGCGGGCGGACCCCGACCTGGTGGTCGCCGTCGCCTACGGCACCGATCAGGTGTACGGCCTGGATCCGGACACGGCGAAGTACATCGAGGAACGGGTCCCGGTGGTGGTTTTCGACGTGGGGCAGGGCCGCTCACTCGGTGACGTGCGCGACCGGTTCACGGCGCTCGCCCGGTCGCTCGGAGCGGACGCCGACAGCTCGGGTGCGGTGGAACTCGCCCGTGCGGAAGGCCGGTTACGTACCCTCGCGGCCCGGGCCGCCGGGTTACGCGTACTGGCGCTGTCGCCCGCCACCCGGGACAGTGTCCACCTCGCCAGGCCCCGAGCCTGGGCGGACCTGCGGGCGCTGGCCGACTGCGGTATCGGCCTCGTGGAGCCCGAGTGCGGACCGGGCGCCAGCTGGTCCACCGTCGACTGGACCGCGGCCGTGTCGCTGCGGCCGGACATCGTGCTGAGCGACGTACGCGCCAATGCTCTGCCGGTCGACCGGCTCAGCGCGATCGAGGCGTGGCGGCCTGTGGCGGGACGGGCGCGGCTGGTGCCGTGGAACCCCGAGATTCCGTGCAGCCACCTCGCGCACGCACGCTTCTTCGACGCTGTGGCGGACGCGGTGGAGGCGTCTGCGGGATAA
- a CDS encoding response regulator transcription factor, whose product MHNILVVDDDPTVAEVVTGYLERAGFTVDRAADGPQALRLAAARLPDLVVLDLMLPGMDGLEVCRRLRAGAPAAVPVIMLTARGDEDDRILGLEVGADDYVTKPFSPRELVLRVESVLRRGGAAGERRAGPELAAAGIVLDPAARRATKDGRELGLTLREFDLLAHLMRHPGEAIGRERLMQDVWGWEFGDLSTVTVHVRRLRGKIEDDPARPRLIQTVWGVGYRFDVPEDASPGDGTSHGHAPHGHAPHGHVPNGHAPREEA is encoded by the coding sequence ATGCACAACATTCTGGTCGTCGACGACGATCCGACCGTCGCCGAGGTCGTCACCGGCTATCTGGAGCGCGCGGGCTTCACCGTGGACCGGGCCGCCGACGGGCCCCAGGCGCTCCGGCTCGCCGCCGCCCGGCTGCCCGATCTGGTCGTCCTCGATCTGATGCTGCCGGGCATGGACGGCCTGGAGGTGTGCCGCAGGCTCCGGGCCGGCGCGCCCGCCGCCGTGCCGGTGATCATGCTGACCGCGCGCGGCGACGAGGACGACCGGATCCTGGGGCTCGAAGTAGGCGCGGACGACTATGTCACCAAGCCGTTCAGCCCGCGCGAGCTGGTGCTCCGGGTCGAGTCCGTACTGCGCCGGGGCGGAGCGGCGGGGGAGCGGCGGGCGGGGCCCGAACTGGCGGCCGCGGGCATCGTGCTGGACCCGGCGGCGCGGCGGGCCACCAAGGACGGGCGTGAACTGGGCCTGACCCTGCGGGAGTTCGACCTGCTCGCGCATCTGATGCGGCACCCGGGGGAGGCGATCGGGCGGGAGCGGCTGATGCAGGACGTGTGGGGCTGGGAGTTCGGCGATCTGTCCACCGTCACGGTTCATGTGCGGCGGCTGCGCGGCAAGATCGAGGACGATCCGGCCAGGCCGCGGCTGATCCAGACGGTGTGGGGCGTGGGCTACCGCTTCGACGTGCCGGAGGACGCCTCCCCGGGCGACGGCACATCGCACGGCCACGCACCGCACGGCCACGCACCGCACGGCCACGTTCCAAACGGCCACGCACCACGAGAAGAGGCCTGA
- a CDS encoding DUF6597 domain-containing transcriptional factor: MYEERRSRLDGAVVWTRTIDTRADAAHPVLSDGCMDLLWTDGRLLVAGPDTHAHIPEGAPVLRYAGVRFAPGTAPAFLGVPAHELRDRRVELADLWGGAEARRLAERIDEAADPVAELEDVALRRAAAAGPPDPLLGEVVRRLMAGGTVAGAADAIGLGARQLHRRSLDAFGYGAKTLARVLRLQRALTLVREGVPYAEAALAAGCADQAHLAREMRDLAGITLGAYSALANSETAQPSGSRTSA; the protein is encoded by the coding sequence ATGTACGAGGAACGGCGGTCGCGGCTCGACGGCGCCGTCGTCTGGACGCGGACGATCGACACCCGCGCCGACGCCGCCCACCCCGTGCTGTCCGACGGCTGCATGGACCTGCTGTGGACCGACGGCCGCCTCCTCGTGGCGGGACCCGACACCCACGCCCACATCCCCGAGGGCGCGCCCGTCCTGCGGTACGCGGGCGTCCGCTTCGCGCCCGGGACCGCGCCCGCGTTCCTCGGCGTACCGGCCCACGAGCTGCGCGACCGCCGGGTCGAGCTCGCCGACCTGTGGGGCGGCGCCGAGGCCCGGCGCCTCGCCGAGCGGATCGACGAGGCCGCGGACCCGGTGGCGGAGCTGGAGGACGTGGCGCTGCGCCGTGCGGCCGCGGCCGGCCCGCCCGATCCGCTGCTGGGCGAGGTGGTGCGCCGCCTGATGGCGGGCGGCACGGTCGCGGGCGCGGCGGACGCCATCGGCCTCGGCGCGCGCCAGCTGCACCGCCGCTCCCTGGACGCCTTTGGCTACGGGGCCAAAACGCTGGCCCGGGTGCTGCGGTTGCAGCGTGCACTGACGCTCGTACGGGAAGGTGTGCCGTACGCCGAAGCGGCACTCGCCGCGGGCTGCGCCGACCAGGCGCACCTCGCCCGCGAGATGCGCGATCTGGCCGGAATCACCCTGGGGGCTTATTCCGCGCTGGCGAACAGCGAGACGGCACAGCCGTCGGGGTCCAGGACGAGCGCGTAA
- a CDS encoding histidine phosphatase family protein — MTVRVMLVSPATNTALREARFDGDAPLDASGARRARAAAGALPRADRLLSGPSARCRETAAELGLRAEPAEALGDWDLGRWRGRRLDEVSAGEPESVSAWLSDPSCAPHGGESLRSLCTRVGAWLESLPPDAGRVLAVVDPAVTRAAIVQALSLPPEAFWRLDVAPLTLTELTGRGGRWNMRCGRPLGPEAG, encoded by the coding sequence ATGACGGTACGGGTGATGTTGGTCTCACCTGCGACGAACACGGCGCTGCGGGAGGCCCGCTTCGACGGCGACGCGCCGCTGGACGCGTCGGGAGCACGCCGCGCCCGCGCCGCCGCGGGTGCGCTGCCTCGCGCCGACCGGCTCTTGAGCGGCCCGTCCGCGCGCTGCCGGGAGACAGCCGCCGAGTTGGGCCTGCGGGCGGAGCCCGCCGAGGCCCTCGGCGACTGGGACTTGGGCCGCTGGCGTGGGCGACGACTGGACGAAGTGAGCGCCGGCGAGCCGGAGTCGGTGTCGGCGTGGCTCAGTGACCCGTCGTGCGCACCGCACGGCGGCGAGTCGCTGCGGTCGCTGTGCACGCGGGTGGGCGCGTGGCTGGAGTCGCTCCCGCCCGACGCGGGCCGTGTCCTCGCGGTCGTCGACCCGGCGGTGACGCGGGCGGCGATCGTGCAGGCTCTGTCCCTGCCACCTGAGGCGTTCTGGCGCTTGGACGTCGCGCCTCTGACCCTGACGGAACTCACCGGGCGCGGGGGCCGCTGGAACATGAGGTGCGGACGCCCGCTGGGCCCGGAGGCCGGCTGA
- a CDS encoding VOC family protein, translating to MTPRLDAIGLVVADMAASLAFYRRLGLDIPAEADSAPHAEATLPSGLRVLWDTEETVRSFDPGWTRPTAGGERLGLAFLCGSPAEVDSVYAELIEAGYHGHRRPWDAFWGQRYALVLDPDGCAVSLFASAE from the coding sequence ATGACTCCACGACTCGATGCGATCGGCCTCGTCGTCGCCGACATGGCCGCCTCGCTCGCCTTCTACCGCCGGCTCGGCCTGGACATCCCCGCCGAAGCCGACTCCGCGCCCCACGCCGAGGCGACGCTGCCGAGCGGGCTGCGCGTGCTGTGGGACACCGAGGAGACCGTCCGCTCCTTCGACCCCGGGTGGACCCGGCCCACCGCCGGCGGCGAGCGTCTCGGTCTCGCCTTTCTCTGTGGCAGCCCCGCCGAGGTGGACTCGGTGTACGCCGAGCTGATCGAGGCCGGCTACCACGGGCACCGGAGGCCCTGGGACGCCTTCTGGGGACAGCGTTACGCGCTCGTCCTGGACCCCGACGGCTGTGCCGTCTCGCTGTTCGCCAGCGCGGAATAA
- a CDS encoding SpoIIE family protein phosphatase/ATP-binding protein: MAARYGRPRSVLRMRTVAGQVFLLQLAIVVLLVAAAMVALVLQSRSDSEREARNRSVAVAETFANSPGIEAALKSPDPTAVLQPRAEEARKRSGVDFIVVTNTDGIRYTHPLPDRIGKKFVGNLGPALAGGVTTEKIIGTIGPLVQAVVPVKGRDGSVVGLVSAGITIAHVSNVVEEQFPLLFAATGAVLLVTTGGTALVTRRLRRQTHGLGPAEMTRMYEHHDAVLHAVREGVLIVGGDGRLLLANDEARRLLNLPSDVEGRPVTELGLDPLTARLLASGRTATDEVHLVGDRLLAVNQRPTDQDGGPPGSVATLRDTTELRALTGKADVARGRLKLLYDAGTEIGTTLDVVRTCEELAEFAAARFADYATVDLVEEVLRGEEPTAAGTNHDMRRMAFRGRRDDTALYPLGKLIRFVPSTPLGFGIRRGEAVMEADLTAYAGWQEQDPVRARKLVEHGIHSMIAVPLRARGVILGVAMFWRSEKPEPFEEEDLSLAEELVARAAVSIDNARRYTREHTMAVTLQRSLLPRGLPEQNAIDVAYRYRPAQAGLGGLGGVGGDWFDIIPLPGARVALVVGDVVGHGLHAAATMGRLRTAVHNFSSLDLPPDELLWHLDELVARIDQDETADGTEGVTGATCIYVIYNPVSGHCTMSRAGHLQPVIVHPDGTAVFADVPGGPPLGLGGLPFETLDLQLPEDSRLVLYTDGLVEDRDRDIDDGLALLRQTLAEHADRSPEETCEAVLKELLPERPRDDIALLVGRTRVLDSSRVTDWEVPSDPSAVGEVRSAVSRKLAEWGLEEEAFTTELILSELVTNAIRYATGPIRVRLIRDRSLICEVSDHSSTSPHLRQAATTDEGGRGLFLVAQFAERWGTRYTSDGKVIWTEQPLPAEGQ, from the coding sequence ATGGCCGCACGCTACGGCCGCCCGCGCTCGGTTCTACGGATGCGAACTGTCGCAGGCCAGGTCTTTCTCCTGCAATTGGCGATCGTGGTGTTGCTCGTCGCGGCCGCCATGGTCGCGCTCGTCCTGCAGTCCAGGTCCGACAGCGAGCGCGAGGCCCGCAACCGGTCGGTCGCCGTCGCCGAGACCTTCGCCAATTCGCCGGGCATCGAGGCGGCACTGAAGAGTCCCGATCCGACGGCCGTGCTCCAGCCGCGCGCCGAAGAGGCCCGTAAGCGGTCCGGCGTCGACTTCATCGTCGTCACCAACACCGACGGAATCCGCTACACCCACCCGCTGCCCGACCGGATCGGGAAGAAGTTCGTCGGCAATCTGGGGCCCGCGCTGGCCGGCGGCGTCACGACCGAGAAGATCATCGGGACGATCGGGCCGCTCGTCCAGGCGGTGGTGCCGGTCAAGGGACGTGATGGCTCGGTCGTCGGCCTGGTGTCCGCCGGGATCACGATCGCGCATGTCAGCAATGTCGTCGAGGAGCAGTTCCCCCTTCTGTTCGCGGCCACCGGGGCGGTGCTTCTCGTCACCACCGGCGGTACGGCACTGGTGACCCGACGGCTGCGCCGCCAGACCCACGGCCTCGGCCCGGCCGAGATGACCCGGATGTACGAGCATCACGACGCGGTGCTGCATGCCGTACGCGAGGGCGTGCTCATCGTCGGCGGTGACGGGCGGCTGCTGCTCGCCAACGACGAGGCGCGCAGGCTGCTCAATCTGCCGTCGGACGTGGAAGGCCGCCCGGTCACCGAGCTCGGCCTTGACCCGCTCACCGCCCGGCTGCTCGCCTCCGGGCGGACCGCCACCGACGAGGTGCATCTGGTCGGGGACCGGCTGCTCGCCGTGAACCAGCGGCCGACGGACCAGGACGGCGGCCCGCCGGGCAGCGTCGCGACGCTGCGCGACACCACCGAGCTGCGGGCGCTGACCGGGAAGGCGGATGTGGCACGGGGGCGTCTGAAGCTGCTGTACGACGCCGGTACGGAGATCGGCACCACCCTCGACGTGGTGCGCACCTGCGAGGAGCTGGCGGAGTTCGCCGCGGCCCGGTTCGCCGACTACGCCACCGTCGACCTGGTGGAGGAGGTGCTGCGCGGCGAGGAGCCGACTGCCGCGGGCACCAACCACGACATGCGGCGTATGGCCTTCAGGGGACGGCGGGACGACACCGCGCTCTACCCGCTGGGCAAGCTGATCCGCTTTGTGCCGTCCACGCCGCTGGGTTTCGGCATCCGCAGGGGCGAGGCGGTCATGGAGGCCGATCTGACCGCGTACGCCGGATGGCAGGAGCAGGATCCGGTGCGGGCCAGGAAGCTCGTCGAGCACGGAATCCACTCGATGATCGCGGTGCCGTTGCGCGCCCGCGGCGTGATTCTGGGCGTGGCGATGTTCTGGCGCTCCGAGAAGCCCGAACCGTTCGAGGAGGAGGACCTGTCCCTCGCGGAGGAGCTGGTCGCGAGGGCCGCGGTCAGCATCGACAACGCCCGCCGTTACACCCGCGAGCACACCATGGCGGTGACCCTCCAGCGCAGTCTGCTGCCGCGCGGCCTGCCCGAGCAGAACGCCATCGACGTCGCCTACCGCTACCGGCCCGCGCAGGCCGGGCTCGGCGGGCTCGGCGGTGTCGGCGGGGACTGGTTCGACATCATCCCGCTGCCTGGCGCCCGGGTGGCGCTCGTGGTGGGCGACGTCGTGGGCCACGGCCTGCACGCCGCGGCGACCATGGGCCGGCTGCGGACCGCGGTCCACAATTTCTCCAGCCTTGATCTGCCGCCCGACGAGCTCCTGTGGCACCTCGACGAGCTGGTCGCCCGCATCGACCAGGACGAGACCGCGGACGGCACGGAGGGGGTCACCGGAGCCACCTGCATCTACGTGATCTACAACCCGGTGTCCGGACACTGCACGATGTCACGGGCCGGCCATCTCCAGCCCGTCATCGTCCACCCGGACGGCACCGCGGTCTTCGCCGATGTGCCCGGCGGCCCGCCGCTCGGGCTCGGCGGACTGCCCTTCGAGACCCTGGACCTTCAGCTGCCCGAGGACAGCCGCCTGGTCCTGTACACGGACGGGCTCGTGGAGGACCGCGACCGCGACATCGACGACGGCCTGGCGCTGCTGCGCCAGACGCTGGCGGAGCACGCGGACCGGAGCCCGGAGGAAACCTGCGAGGCGGTGCTGAAGGAGCTGCTGCCGGAACGCCCGCGCGACGACATCGCGCTGCTCGTCGGCCGTACGCGCGTCCTGGACTCCAGCCGGGTGACCGACTGGGAGGTGCCGTCCGACCCGTCGGCCGTGGGCGAGGTGCGGTCCGCCGTCTCCCGCAAGCTGGCCGAGTGGGGTCTGGAGGAGGAGGCCTTCACGACGGAGCTGATCCTCAGCGAGCTGGTCACCAACGCGATCCGGTATGCCACGGGCCCGATCCGCGTACGGCTGATCCGTGACCGCTCCCTGATCTGCGAGGTCTCGGACCACAGCAGCACGTCCCCGCACCTGCGCCAGGCGGCGACCACCGACGAGGGCGGCCGGGGGCTGTTCCTGGTCGCCCAGTTCGCGGAACGCTGGGGCACGCGGTACACCTCGGACGGCAAGGTCATCTGGACGGAACAGCCACTGCCGGCCGAGGGGCAGTGA